The proteins below come from a single Juglans regia cultivar Chandler chromosome 12, Walnut 2.0, whole genome shotgun sequence genomic window:
- the LOC109007875 gene encoding inositol oxygenase 1-like isoform X1, protein MTILIHEQYSEFGVEAEETKVLPIDEEELVLDNGFVVPQINSFGHTFRDYDAESQRQEGVENFYLTNHINQTYDFVKKMREKYGKLDRVEMSIWECCELLNEVVDESDPDLDEPQIEHLLQTAEAIRKDYPTEDWLHLTGLIHGIFSFLIPYGNEVLEAVKLIRFLLFALDLGKVLLLPSFGELPQWAVVGDTYPVGCAFDESIVHHKHFKENPDYSNPAYNTEYGVYSEGCGLNNVLMSWGHDDYMYLVAKENKTTLPSAALFIIRYHSFYALHRSRAYKHLMNQEDVENLKWLQIFNKYDLYSKSKVRVDVEKVKPYYLSLIEKYFPVKLKW, encoded by the exons ATGACTATCCTCATTCATGAGCAGTACTCCGAGTttg GAGTTGAAGCAGAGGAGACGAAGGTCCTTCCTATTGACGAGGAAGAGTTGGTGTTGGATAATGGGTTCGTTGTGCCACAGATCAACTCGTTCGGCCACACCTTTAG GGACTATGATGCTGAAAGTCAGAGACAAGAAGGGGTGGAGAACTTCTACCTAACCAATCATATAAACCAGACTTATGACTTT GtgaagaagatgagagaaaaGTATGGAAAATTGGACAGGGTGGAGATGAGCATATGGGAATGTTGTGAACTTCTCAATGAAGTTGTTGATGAGAGTGATCCGGACTTGGACGAGCCCCAAATCGAGCATTTGTTGCAAACGGCCGAAGCAATTAGAAAGGACTATCCCACTGAAGATTGGCTGCACCTGACTGGCCTTATCCAtggtattttttctttcttaataccaTATGGCAATGAAGTTTTAGAGGCTGTTAAGCTGATTCGATTTCTATTGTTCGCTTTAGATCTTGGAAAGGTGCTTCTTCTTCCTAGCTTTGGGGAACTTCCTCAATGGGCTGTTGTAG GGGACACATACCCAGTTGGCTGTGCTTTTGATGAATCAATTGTCCATCACAAG CATTTCAAGGAAAATCCAGACTATAGCAATCCTGCTTACAACACTGAATATGGAGTTTACTCGGAGGGCTGTGGACTCAACAATGTATTGATGTCATGGGGACACGATGACTACATGTATTTG GtagcaaaggaaaataaaaccaCTCTACCTTCTGCAGCTCTTTTCATCATCAGATACCATTCATTCTACG CATTGCATAGATCACGAGCATATAAGCACTTAATGAACCAGGAGGATGTTGAGAATCTGAAATGGCTTCAAATATTTAA CAAATATGACCTTTACAGCAAGAGCAAGGTTCGAGTTGACGTTGAAAAGGTTAAGCCATACTATCTATCTCTTATTGAAAAG TACTTCCCTGTGAAGCTAAAATGGTGA
- the LOC109007875 gene encoding inositol oxygenase 1-like isoform X2 — MTILIHEQYSEFGVEAEETKVLPIDEEELVLDNGFVVPQINSFGHTFRDYDAESQRQEGVENFYLTNHINQTYDFVKKMREKYGKLDRVEMSIWECCELLNEVVDESDPDLDEPQIEHLLQTAEAIRKDYPTEDWLHLTGLIHDLGKVLLLPSFGELPQWAVVGDTYPVGCAFDESIVHHKHFKENPDYSNPAYNTEYGVYSEGCGLNNVLMSWGHDDYMYLVAKENKTTLPSAALFIIRYHSFYALHRSRAYKHLMNQEDVENLKWLQIFNKYDLYSKSKVRVDVEKVKPYYLSLIEKYFPVKLKW; from the exons ATGACTATCCTCATTCATGAGCAGTACTCCGAGTttg GAGTTGAAGCAGAGGAGACGAAGGTCCTTCCTATTGACGAGGAAGAGTTGGTGTTGGATAATGGGTTCGTTGTGCCACAGATCAACTCGTTCGGCCACACCTTTAG GGACTATGATGCTGAAAGTCAGAGACAAGAAGGGGTGGAGAACTTCTACCTAACCAATCATATAAACCAGACTTATGACTTT GtgaagaagatgagagaaaaGTATGGAAAATTGGACAGGGTGGAGATGAGCATATGGGAATGTTGTGAACTTCTCAATGAAGTTGTTGATGAGAGTGATCCGGACTTGGACGAGCCCCAAATCGAGCATTTGTTGCAAACGGCCGAAGCAATTAGAAAGGACTATCCCACTGAAGATTGGCTGCACCTGACTGGCCTTATCCAtg ATCTTGGAAAGGTGCTTCTTCTTCCTAGCTTTGGGGAACTTCCTCAATGGGCTGTTGTAG GGGACACATACCCAGTTGGCTGTGCTTTTGATGAATCAATTGTCCATCACAAG CATTTCAAGGAAAATCCAGACTATAGCAATCCTGCTTACAACACTGAATATGGAGTTTACTCGGAGGGCTGTGGACTCAACAATGTATTGATGTCATGGGGACACGATGACTACATGTATTTG GtagcaaaggaaaataaaaccaCTCTACCTTCTGCAGCTCTTTTCATCATCAGATACCATTCATTCTACG CATTGCATAGATCACGAGCATATAAGCACTTAATGAACCAGGAGGATGTTGAGAATCTGAAATGGCTTCAAATATTTAA CAAATATGACCTTTACAGCAAGAGCAAGGTTCGAGTTGACGTTGAAAAGGTTAAGCCATACTATCTATCTCTTATTGAAAAG TACTTCCCTGTGAAGCTAAAATGGTGA
- the LOC109007876 gene encoding mediator of RNA polymerase II transcription subunit 6-like gives MATPPVASVPPANQGLEGGQPAPPAPPGTDMTGICFRDQLWLNTYPLDRNLVFDYFALSPFYDWTCNNEQLRMRSIHPLDLSHLSKMAGIEYMLYEVMEPHLFVIRKQKRDGPEKVTPMLTYYVLDGSIYQAPQLCNVFAARVGRALYYISKAFTTAASKLEKIGYVDAENDSAALESKVAKETIDFKEVKRVDHILASLQRKLPPAPPPPPFPEGYVPPHTADAEKGPEGPQSGEPQAPSVDPIIDQGPAKRMKI, from the exons ATGGCGACTCCACCGGTGGCTTCTGTTCCGCCGGCGAACCAGGGGTTGGAAGGCGGCCAACCAGCTCCGCCAGCGCCTCCGGGAACTGACATGACAGGAATATGCTTCAGGGACCAGCTGTGGCTCAACACCTACCCTCTCGACCGCAACCTCGTCTTCGATTACTTCGCCCTCTCACCCTTCTACGACTGGACCTGCAACAACGAGCAGCTTCGCATGCGCTCCATTCACCCACTTGATCTCTCCCACCTCTC GAAAATGGCAGGTATAGAATACATGCTATATGAAGTTATGGAGCCCCATCTATTTGTTATCCGCAAGCAAAAGAGGGATGGTCCTGAAAAGGTTACACCGATGCTCACTTATTATGTTTTGGATGGCTCGATTTACCAAGCACCCCAACTTTGCAATGTTTTTGCTGCTCGAGTT gggCGGGCTCTGTATTATATATCTAAGGCTTTTACTACTGCTGCCTCAAAGTTGGAGAAGATTGGATATG TTGATGCTGAAAATGACAGTGCAGCCTTGGAATCGAAGGTTGCTAAAGAAACTATTGATTTTAAGGAAGTTAAGCGAGTAGATCATATTCTTGCATCCTTGCAACGCAAG TTACCTCCGGCtcccccaccaccaccatttcCAGAAGGTTATGTGCCCCCTCACACTGCCGATGCAGAGAAGGGACCTGAAGGCCCACAATCAGGAGAACCGCAAGCTCCTTCAGTTGACCCCATCATCGATCAAGGTCCAGctaaaagaatgaaaatttgA
- the LOC109007875 gene encoding inositol oxygenase 1-like isoform X3 produces MTILIHEQYSEFEETKVLPIDEEELVLDNGFVVPQINSFGHTFRDYDAESQRQEGVENFYLTNHINQTYDFVKKMREKYGKLDRVEMSIWECCELLNEVVDESDPDLDEPQIEHLLQTAEAIRKDYPTEDWLHLTGLIHDLGKVLLLPSFGELPQWAVVGDTYPVGCAFDESIVHHKHFKENPDYSNPAYNTEYGVYSEGCGLNNVLMSWGHDDYMYLVAKENKTTLPSAALFIIRYHSFYALHRSRAYKHLMNQEDVENLKWLQIFNKYDLYSKSKVRVDVEKVKPYYLSLIEKYFPVKLKW; encoded by the exons ATGACTATCCTCATTCATGAGCAGTACTCCGAGTttg AGGAGACGAAGGTCCTTCCTATTGACGAGGAAGAGTTGGTGTTGGATAATGGGTTCGTTGTGCCACAGATCAACTCGTTCGGCCACACCTTTAG GGACTATGATGCTGAAAGTCAGAGACAAGAAGGGGTGGAGAACTTCTACCTAACCAATCATATAAACCAGACTTATGACTTT GtgaagaagatgagagaaaaGTATGGAAAATTGGACAGGGTGGAGATGAGCATATGGGAATGTTGTGAACTTCTCAATGAAGTTGTTGATGAGAGTGATCCGGACTTGGACGAGCCCCAAATCGAGCATTTGTTGCAAACGGCCGAAGCAATTAGAAAGGACTATCCCACTGAAGATTGGCTGCACCTGACTGGCCTTATCCAtg ATCTTGGAAAGGTGCTTCTTCTTCCTAGCTTTGGGGAACTTCCTCAATGGGCTGTTGTAG GGGACACATACCCAGTTGGCTGTGCTTTTGATGAATCAATTGTCCATCACAAG CATTTCAAGGAAAATCCAGACTATAGCAATCCTGCTTACAACACTGAATATGGAGTTTACTCGGAGGGCTGTGGACTCAACAATGTATTGATGTCATGGGGACACGATGACTACATGTATTTG GtagcaaaggaaaataaaaccaCTCTACCTTCTGCAGCTCTTTTCATCATCAGATACCATTCATTCTACG CATTGCATAGATCACGAGCATATAAGCACTTAATGAACCAGGAGGATGTTGAGAATCTGAAATGGCTTCAAATATTTAA CAAATATGACCTTTACAGCAAGAGCAAGGTTCGAGTTGACGTTGAAAAGGTTAAGCCATACTATCTATCTCTTATTGAAAAG TACTTCCCTGTGAAGCTAAAATGGTGA
- the LOC109007821 gene encoding putative leucine-rich repeat receptor-like serine/threonine-protein kinase At2g19230 — protein MGTVRRSKCSWCSTIGLLAFASVFALWPFTVNSAVLVSEKELSNPEHGRRNLHDIGGSINIDCGIPKDSSYTDEKTELHYVSDAEFIDSGENKKISSEFNTETLQKSLLNVRSFPQGNRSCYTLKPAEGKGTNYFIRATFMYGNYDEQNQLPEFGLYVGVNEWDTIKFENASDVVIKEIIHAAVTDDVYVCLRNTGSGTPFMSTLELRHFDEESYNQTESTALLLYRRYDLGSTTGQIVRFKEDAYDRMWFPYNLPQSRPINTSLDIDTLERTEYELPSTVMRTAVVPENANDTLHFELDAADPTLTFYPFLHFAELEILKRNESREFNIDINGKLWFKAVVPKYLSSETKSRHEPVRGPNLNFSLSKTQSSTHPPILNAMEVYRVKDFLNMPTHQDDVDAIMEIKNQYRVSKFWEGDPCLPLPAWDGLQCSDNGYKPRNITALNLSSSGLTGTIPASIGRLKSLQYLDLSNNSLTGTLPKFLLQLPDLRTVDLSGNKLSGSVPSDFSARIGDGSLSVDGNPDLCVTGPCKKEEKKKNLAVPIIAAVVSSVVVLSVLALLWSYRRKQVPKQVARTHLKGSGRSLKLDNRHFTYNEVLNITNNFQTIIGKGGFGTVYHGLLSDGTQVAVKMLSPSSTQGSDEFLTEVQLLMRVHHRNLVSFTAYCNEGTNIGIIYEYMARGNLAEYLSDKRKDTLTWKARLQIAVDAAQGLEYLHHGCKPPIIHRDVKTTNILLNEKMQAKIADFGLSKCFQVENQSQSHLLTTVVGTLGYLDPEYYNCNRLTERSDVFSFGVVLLEIITGRPALIKSEGNAHIIQWVSAFLERGDIRGIVDPRLQGYFNINSGWKAVETAMACVPLNSNQRPTMSHVLMELKECLEIELAYEQSLETQGVLKESRNTFEMSPLGSEIDTMPLAR, from the exons ATGGGTACGGTACGTAGAAGCAAATGTTCATGGTGTTCCACGATTGGATTACTAGCCTTTGCGTCGGTATTTGCGTTGTGGCCATTTACTGTAAACTCTGCTGTTTTGGTTTCCGAGAAGGAACTGTCTAATCCCGAACATGGTAGAAGGAATCTACACGACATAGGGG GCTCAATTAACATCGACTGTGGTATCCCGAAAGATTCCAGCTACACTGATGAAAAAACCGAGTTACATTATGTTTCAGATGCAGAATTCATCGACAGTGGAGAGAATAAGAAGATATCTTCTGAATTCAATACAGAAACCCTTCAGAAATCTCTTTTGAATGTGAGAAGTTTTCCTCAGGGAAACAGAAGTTGCTACACTCTAAAACCTGCAGAAGGTAAGGgtacaaactatttcatcagGGCCACCTTCATGTACGGAAATTACGATGAGCAGAACCAGTTGCCAGAGTTCGGTCTATATGTAGGAGTTAATGAATGGGATACAATAAAGTTTGAGAACGCATCTGATGTTGTGATCAAGGAGATTATACATGCTGCAGTGACGGATGATGTATATGTTTGTCTCCGTAATACTGGGTCAGGAACTCCTTTCATGTCGACACTAGAGCTGAGGCATTTCGATGAGGAAAGTTATAACCAAACTGAATCCACAGCCTTACTTCTGTACAGGCGTTATGATCTCGGCTCAACAACAGGTCAAATAGTCCG GTTCAAAGAAGATGCCTATGATCGAATGTGGTTTCCTTATAACTTGCCTCAATCTAGACCAATCAACACCTCCTTGGATATTGACACCCTTGAACGAACTGAATATGAACTGCCGTCAACGGTCATGAGAACTGCTGTTGTCCCAGAAAATGCCAACGACACCCTCCATTTTGAATTGGATGCTGCTGATCCCACTTTAACTTTTTACCCCTTCCTGCACTTTGCTGAACTTGAAATCCTCAAACGCAACGAGAGTAGAGAATTTAACATTGATATAAACGGCAAACTCTGGTTCAAAGCTGTAGTTCCCAAGTACCTGTCCTCAGAAACTAAAAGTAGACACGAGCCAGTGAGGGGACCTAACCTCAATTTCAGTCTTTCTAAGACCCAAAGCTCTACCCATCCTCCCATTCTCAACGCAATGGAGGTTTACAGGGTAAAAGATTTCTTAAATATGCCAACACACCAAGACGACG TTGATGCTATCatggaaataaaaaatcagtATCGGGTGTCTAAATTTTGGGAAGGAGATCCATGTCTGCCACTACCTGCTTGGGATGGCCTGCAGTGCAGCGACAATGGTTATAAACCCCGCAACATTACTGCCTT GAATCTATCATCAAGTGGACTGACAGGAACGATACCTGCTTCAATTGGCCGgct taaatcACTTCAGTACCT GGATTTATCCAACAATAGCTTAACAGGAACACTACCTAAATTTTTGTTACAATTGCCAGACTTGAGGACTGT GGATTTGTCCGGAAACAAACTCTCTGGTTCAGTTCCTTCTGATTTCAGTGCAAGAATAGGAGATGGATCTTTAAG TGTGGATGGAAATCCGGATCTCTGTGTGACGGGTCCATGCaaaaaggaggagaagaagaagaatcttgCCGTCCCAATAATCGCCGCCGTTGTTTCATCGGTTGTAGTATTGAGTGTACTGGCTCTTCTGTGGAGCTACAGAAGAAAACAAG TTCCAAAGCAAGTTGCTAGAACTCACCTGAAGGGATCCGGCCGGTCATTGAAGCTAGACAATCGCCATTTTACATACAATGAGGTTTTAAATATAACCAATAACTTTCAGACAATTATTGGGAAAGGAGGATTTGGAACAGTATACCATGGACTCTTAAGTGACGGCACCCAAGTTGCAGTCAAGATGCTCTCTCCGTCATCAACTCAAGGCTCTGATGAGTTTCTCACAGAG GTACAGCTCTTGATGCGAGTTCATCATAGAAACTTAGTTTCCTTTACTGCATATTGCAATGAGGGCACAAACATCGGGATCATCTATGAGTACATGGCACGTGGGAATTTAGCAGAGTATCTATCAG ATAAAAGGAAAGATACTTTGACTTGGAAAGCGAGGCTCCAGATTGCAGTTGATGCAGCTCAAG GACTGGAGTACTTGCACCATGGTTGCAAACCACCCATAATTCACAGAGATGTGAAGACTACAAACATTTTGTTGAATGAAAAAATGCAGGCCAAAATAGCTGATTTTGGGTTATCAAAATGCTTCCAGGTTGAAAATCAAAGTCAAAGTCATTTGTTGACTACAGTCGTTGGCACGCTGGGTTACCTTGATCCAGA ATACTACAACTGCAACAGGTTAACTGAGAGAAGTGATGTTTTCAGTTTTGGAGTTGTGCTTTTGGAAATAATCACAGGCCGGCCAGCACTAATAAAAAGCGAAGGGAATGCTCATATTATTCAATGGGTTAGTGCCTTTCTCGAAAGAGGGGATATAAGAGGAATTGTTGATCCAAGGTTGCAAGgctattttaatatcaattctGGTTGGAAGGCCGTGGAGACGGCAATGGCATGCGTGCCATTGAATTCTAACCAAAGGCCAACCATGAGTCACGTGCTGATGGAATTGAAGGAGTGCTTGGAAATTGAGCTTGCTTATGAACAAAGTCTCGAAACGCAGGGTGTGCTAAAGGAATCCAGGAATACATTCGAAATGAGTCCTTTGGGTAGTGAGATTGATACGATGCCCCTGGCAAGGTAA